Proteins encoded within one genomic window of Thermus oshimai DSM 12092:
- a CDS encoding ABC transporter permease: MRREGSPWTGLWAVFFKEMADHLSGLRMRILEALILLSALGAVYTGSQALRQTVGEDPFLYLKLLTTAQDPLPSFVGFLSFFVPLAAIALAFDAVNGEYARGTLSRILAQPIYRDALLFGKFLAGLGTLAVLLFALFLLVVGLGLFSLGVPPGGEEVVRALLFLLATLAYAGVWLALGLLFSVLFRQPATAALAALGVWLFFAVFFPILTDLAASALLLQADPFDPESQLRQANLALWISRLSPNTLYAEALTGLLNPAVRSLGPVLITQLEGAVLGTPLPLSQSLLLVWPQLTGLMALTLLLFTLAYVAFQRQEVRA, translated from the coding sequence ATGCGGCGTGAGGGGTCTCCTTGGACCGGGCTTTGGGCGGTCTTCTTCAAGGAGATGGCCGACCACCTCTCAGGGCTTAGGATGCGGATCCTCGAGGCCCTCATCCTCCTTTCCGCCCTGGGGGCGGTCTACACCGGGAGCCAGGCCCTGCGCCAGACCGTGGGGGAGGACCCCTTCCTCTACCTGAAGCTCCTCACCACCGCCCAAGACCCCCTGCCCTCCTTCGTGGGCTTCCTCTCCTTCTTCGTCCCCCTGGCGGCCATCGCCCTGGCCTTTGACGCGGTGAACGGGGAGTACGCCCGGGGCACCCTTTCCCGGATTCTGGCCCAGCCCATCTACCGGGATGCCCTCCTCTTCGGCAAGTTCCTGGCGGGCCTGGGGACCCTCGCCGTCCTCCTCTTCGCCCTCTTCCTCCTGGTGGTTGGCCTGGGCCTCTTCAGCCTGGGGGTGCCCCCCGGGGGGGAGGAGGTGGTGCGGGCCCTCCTCTTCCTCCTGGCCACCCTGGCCTACGCCGGGGTGTGGCTGGCCTTGGGCCTCCTCTTCTCCGTGCTCTTCCGCCAGCCCGCCACCGCCGCCTTGGCCGCCCTTGGGGTCTGGCTCTTCTTCGCGGTCTTCTTCCCCATCCTCACGGACCTGGCCGCCAGCGCCCTCCTCCTCCAGGCGGACCCCTTTGACCCCGAGTCCCAGCTCCGGCAGGCCAACCTGGCCCTCTGGATCTCCCGCCTCTCCCCCAACACCCTCTACGCGGAGGCCCTCACCGGCCTCCTCAACCCCGCGGTGCGCTCCCTAGGCCCCGTGCTCATCACCCAGCTGGAGGGGGCCGTTTTGGGCACGCCCCTTCCCCTTTCCCAGAGCCTCCTTCTGGTCTGGCCCCAGCTCACGGGGCTCATGGCCCTCACCCTCCTCCTCTTCACCCTGGCCTACGTGGCCTTCCAAAGGCAGGAGGTGCGGGCCTAA
- a CDS encoding ABC transporter ATP-binding protein — MVVQTRGLSKRYGRVVAVEDLNLEVAEGEVFGLLGPNGSGKTTTILMLLGLTEPTSGEARVLGHDPVREPLKVKAKVGYLPDQVGFYGELTAWENLRYTTRLLGLSDGEARARIEEVLKRMGLWEVRDRRVSAFSRGMRQRLGLAEVLLKRPKVAILDEPTLGLDPEAAREFLELIKGLKGEGITVLLSSHLLHQVQEICDRVGLFHKGRLALVGRVEELAQKVLGGGYEILLEGAPGLEARFLAVEGVSRVEAQGGVYRILATQDVRAHLAQVAVEGGGLWGLTLRRPSLDEVYAHYFKEVAHAA, encoded by the coding sequence ATGGTGGTCCAAACCCGGGGCCTCAGCAAGCGCTACGGCCGGGTGGTGGCCGTGGAGGACCTGAACCTGGAGGTGGCCGAAGGGGAGGTCTTCGGCCTCCTAGGCCCCAACGGCTCGGGCAAGACCACCACCATCCTTATGCTCCTGGGCCTCACCGAGCCCACCTCCGGGGAGGCCCGGGTCCTGGGGCACGACCCCGTGCGGGAGCCCCTCAAGGTGAAGGCCAAGGTGGGCTACCTCCCCGACCAGGTGGGGTTTTACGGGGAGCTCACCGCCTGGGAGAACCTGCGCTACACCACCCGCCTCCTGGGGCTTTCCGACGGGGAGGCCCGGGCCCGGATTGAGGAGGTCCTAAAGCGCATGGGGCTTTGGGAGGTAAGGGACCGGCGGGTCTCCGCCTTCAGCCGGGGGATGCGCCAGAGGCTGGGCCTGGCGGAGGTCCTCCTCAAACGGCCCAAGGTGGCCATCCTGGACGAGCCCACCCTGGGCCTGGACCCCGAGGCCGCCCGGGAGTTTTTGGAGCTCATCAAGGGCCTGAAGGGGGAGGGGATCACCGTCTTGCTCTCCAGCCACCTCCTCCACCAGGTGCAGGAGATCTGCGACCGGGTGGGGCTTTTCCACAAAGGCCGGCTCGCCCTGGTGGGCAGGGTGGAGGAGCTGGCCCAGAAGGTGCTCGGAGGGGGGTACGAGATCCTCCTGGAAGGGGCGCCGGGCCTCGAGGCCCGGTTCCTGGCGGTGGAGGGGGTGAGCCGGGTGGAGGCCCAGGGGGGGGTTTACCGCATCCTGGCCACCCAGGACGTGCGGGCCCATTTGGCCCAGGTGGCGGTGGAGGGCGGGGGGCTTTGGGGCCTCACCCTTCGCCGCCCCAGCCTGGACGAGGTCTACGCCCACTACTTCAAGGAGGTGGCCCATGCGGCGTGA
- a CDS encoding NEW3 domain-containing protein, giving the protein MVRKLLALFVLALGVASAQGFRGLSLGTLYPEIGVQPGESVTLTLTLKNYGLPPGPVRVGLAEVPQGWQAVLMGGGRLVRAVYLAPDGEATLTLKLQPPREVRPGTYRFLVTAEGLGQRAQLPLTLIVGQGLPKRLSLEAELPILKGPPTSSFRYRVTLKNESDQDLLVSLEYEAPQGFQVTFTPAFSGQQVTSLPIKAGESKDLDVEVSLPKDTKADTYGLTLRAQAGDAKAELALTLEVTGRPEVRFSTKEGRLSGRVTAGRENPVKLLVKNEGSAPAKNLSFSAMEPSGWEVKFEPEKIDTLDPGQEQEVTARIKPSPKAVAGDYMVTLSLSGSEGVSESLDYRATVVTSTLWGLVGVALVAVALLVLGFAVSRFGRR; this is encoded by the coding sequence ATGGTGCGAAAGCTCCTTGCGCTCTTCGTCTTGGCGCTGGGCGTGGCTTCGGCCCAAGGCTTCCGGGGGCTTTCCCTGGGCACCCTTTACCCGGAGATCGGGGTCCAGCCCGGGGAGAGCGTAACCCTGACCCTAACCCTTAAAAACTACGGCCTGCCGCCGGGGCCGGTGCGGGTGGGCCTGGCGGAGGTCCCCCAGGGCTGGCAGGCGGTGCTCATGGGCGGGGGGCGGCTGGTGCGGGCGGTCTACCTGGCCCCCGACGGGGAGGCCACCCTCACCCTCAAGCTCCAGCCCCCCAGGGAGGTGCGCCCCGGCACCTACCGCTTCCTCGTCACCGCGGAGGGCCTGGGCCAGCGGGCCCAACTCCCCCTCACCCTCATCGTGGGGCAGGGCCTGCCCAAGCGGCTTAGCCTCGAGGCCGAGCTCCCCATCCTGAAAGGCCCCCCCACGAGCTCCTTCCGCTACCGGGTGACCCTCAAAAACGAGTCCGACCAGGACCTCCTGGTCTCCCTGGAGTACGAGGCCCCCCAGGGCTTCCAGGTGACCTTCACCCCCGCCTTCAGCGGCCAGCAGGTGACGAGCCTCCCCATCAAGGCTGGGGAGAGCAAGGACCTGGACGTGGAGGTCTCCCTGCCCAAGGACACCAAGGCGGACACCTACGGCCTCACCCTGAGGGCCCAGGCGGGGGACGCCAAGGCGGAGCTCGCCCTCACCCTGGAGGTCACGGGCCGCCCCGAGGTGCGCTTCAGCACCAAGGAGGGGCGGCTTTCCGGCCGGGTCACCGCGGGCCGGGAGAACCCGGTGAAGCTCCTGGTGAAGAACGAGGGGAGCGCCCCCGCCAAGAACCTCTCCTTCAGCGCCATGGAGCCCTCGGGCTGGGAGGTGAAGTTTGAGCCCGAAAAGATCGACACCCTAGACCCCGGCCAGGAGCAGGAGGTCACCGCCCGCATCAAGCCCTCCCCCAAGGCCGTGGCCGGGGACTACATGGTCACCCTCTCCCTCTCGGGGAGCGAGGGGGTGAGCGAGAGCCTGGACTACCGGGCCACGGTGGTCACCTCCACCCTCTGGGGCCTGGTGGGCGTGGCCCTGGTGGCCGTGGCCCTCCTGGTCCTGGGCTTCGCGGTGAGCCGCTTCGGCCGGAGGTAG
- the speD gene encoding adenosylmethionine decarboxylase: protein MELFGFGPHLMLDGYDANPEKLRDAELVRRVLDELPEEMEMTKVLPPFVYSYGPGGEDGVTGVVIIAESHIAIHTFPKKRFLSIDIFSCKAFDMSKALKKLAEVFEIGRYETYMIQRGKEFPKDPELARQIVLGEREYLEARVG from the coding sequence GTGGAACTCTTCGGTTTTGGTCCACACCTGATGCTGGACGGCTACGACGCCAACCCGGAAAAGCTCCGGGACGCTGAGCTGGTCCGGCGCGTCCTGGACGAGCTCCCCGAGGAAATGGAGATGACCAAGGTCCTGCCCCCCTTCGTCTACAGCTACGGGCCCGGGGGGGAGGACGGGGTGACGGGCGTGGTGATCATCGCCGAGAGCCACATCGCCATCCACACCTTCCCCAAGAAGCGCTTCCTCTCCATTGACATTTTCTCCTGTAAGGCCTTTGACATGAGCAAGGCCCTGAAGAAGCTGGCCGAGGTGTTTGAGATCGGCCGCTACGAGACCTACATGATCCAGCGGGGCAAGGAGTTCCCCAAGGACCCGGAGCTGGCCCGGCAGATCGTTTTGGGCGAGCGGGAGTACCTCGAGGCCCGGGTGGGCTAG
- the sdhC gene encoding succinate dehydrogenase, cytochrome b556 subunit: MYRGREGQWAFYLHRISGLGILVFLILHILNIGSAMWGPEVSNALMKFYHQPVFQLGLLLLIAGVLYHGFNGLRIILMDFTAWGVRYQRALWYGVWVLFVVFYLPFLIKIGGGILGGSHGD, translated from the coding sequence ATGTACAGGGGCAGAGAAGGGCAGTGGGCGTTTTACCTGCACCGCATCTCGGGGCTCGGCATCCTGGTCTTCCTCATCCTTCACATCCTGAACATCGGGAGCGCCATGTGGGGGCCGGAGGTGTCCAACGCGCTCATGAAGTTCTACCACCAGCCCGTGTTCCAGCTGGGGCTTCTCCTCCTCATCGCCGGGGTGCTCTACCACGGCTTCAACGGCCTCCGGATCATCCTCATGGACTTCACCGCCTGGGGGGTGCGCTACCAGCGGGCCCTCTGGTACGGGGTCTGGGTGCTCTTCGTGGTCTTCTACCTGCCCTTCCTCATCAAGATCGGGGGCGGGATCTTAGGGGGTAGCCATGGCGATTAA
- a CDS encoding succinate dehydrogenase hydrophobic membrane anchor subunit, translating into MAIKSKRYPEARLEANTNLELYWWVFMRISGVVLVFLLIGHMWMNAILADLNTIDYEYVAKRLSQTTWKVYDWLILALGLLHGANGLRYVLDDWIRDPAKRFWTKVVAYSLIAFLFFYGSLSLFNHDFGVN; encoded by the coding sequence ATGGCGATTAAGTCCAAGCGGTACCCGGAGGCCCGGCTCGAGGCCAACACCAACCTCGAGCTCTACTGGTGGGTCTTCATGCGGATCAGCGGGGTGGTCCTGGTCTTCCTCCTCATCGGCCACATGTGGATGAACGCCATCCTGGCCGATTTGAACACCATCGACTACGAGTACGTGGCCAAGAGACTCTCCCAGACCACCTGGAAGGTCTACGACTGGCTCATCCTGGCCCTGGGCCTCCTGCACGGGGCCAACGGGCTCCGCTACGTCCTGGACGACTGGATCCGGGACCCGGCGAAGCGCTTCTGGACCAAGGTGGTGGCCTACAGCCTCATCGCGTTCCTCTTCTTCTACGGGAGCCTTTCCCTTTTCAACCATGATTTCGGGGTGAACTAG
- the sdhA gene encoding succinate dehydrogenase flavoprotein subunit, giving the protein MAHRHEVIVVGAGGAGLATALYAAREGADVAVVSKLYPTRSHTGAAQGGIGAALGNVEEDHWEWHMFDTVKGGDYLTDQDAAEVFAKEVIEAVIELEHMGLPFDRLPNGKIAQRRFGGHTKDWGKAPVHRAAHAADRTGHMILQTLYQQCVKLGITFYNEFHVTDIILEDGVAKGLVALELATGELHLFQAKAIVIASGGFGRIYKVTSNAYTLTGDLQAILYRKGLPLEDMEFYQFHPTGLYPLGILLTEGARGEGGILRNALGERFMERYAPTIKDLAPRDMVSRAMYLEVREGRGVGPKKDHVLLDLTHLPPEVIEKKLPDITEFSRIYLGVDPLKEPVPVMPTAHYAMGGIPTTLWGQVIRDEKNTVVPGLYAAGEAACVSLHGANRLGTNSLGDLVVFGRRAGIHAARFAKDADYHELTEEHLGPSRERIERIKNSTGKERVAVLRAELQQSMMDHASVFRTGELLQKQVEILKELMDRYQRISIEDKGEAYNTELVEALELGYLLEVSEALVHSALNRTESRGAHAREDYPERDDANWLKHTLAYKVEDGKVAFRYKPVVLGRFEPKARTY; this is encoded by the coding sequence ATGGCGCACAGGCACGAGGTCATCGTGGTGGGCGCGGGGGGGGCGGGCCTGGCCACCGCCCTCTACGCCGCCCGGGAAGGCGCGGACGTGGCCGTGGTTTCCAAGCTCTACCCCACCCGGAGCCACACCGGGGCGGCCCAGGGGGGGATAGGGGCCGCCCTCGGCAACGTGGAGGAGGACCACTGGGAATGGCACATGTTTGACACGGTCAAGGGGGGGGACTACCTCACGGACCAGGACGCCGCCGAGGTCTTCGCCAAGGAAGTGATCGAGGCGGTGATTGAGCTGGAGCACATGGGCCTCCCCTTTGACCGGCTCCCCAACGGCAAGATCGCCCAGCGCCGCTTCGGGGGCCACACCAAGGACTGGGGGAAGGCCCCCGTGCACCGGGCGGCCCACGCCGCGGACCGCACCGGGCACATGATCCTCCAGACCCTCTACCAGCAGTGCGTGAAGCTGGGCATCACCTTCTACAACGAGTTCCACGTCACGGACATCATCCTGGAGGACGGGGTGGCCAAGGGGCTGGTGGCCTTGGAGCTTGCCACCGGGGAGCTCCACCTCTTCCAGGCCAAGGCCATCGTCATCGCCTCCGGGGGCTTCGGGCGCATCTACAAGGTCACCTCCAACGCCTACACCCTCACCGGGGACCTCCAGGCCATCCTCTACCGCAAGGGCCTGCCCCTGGAGGACATGGAGTTCTACCAGTTCCACCCCACGGGGCTTTACCCCTTGGGCATCCTCCTCACGGAAGGGGCCCGGGGCGAGGGGGGGATCCTCCGGAACGCCCTGGGGGAGCGCTTCATGGAGCGCTACGCCCCCACCATCAAGGACCTGGCCCCCCGGGATATGGTTTCCCGGGCCATGTACCTGGAGGTGCGGGAAGGGCGGGGGGTGGGCCCCAAGAAGGACCACGTCCTCTTAGACCTCACCCACCTGCCTCCAGAGGTCATTGAGAAGAAGCTCCCCGACATCACCGAGTTCAGCCGCATCTACCTGGGGGTGGACCCCTTGAAGGAGCCCGTGCCCGTGATGCCCACCGCCCACTACGCCATGGGGGGGATCCCCACCACCTTGTGGGGCCAGGTGATCCGGGACGAGAAGAACACCGTGGTCCCGGGGCTCTACGCCGCGGGGGAGGCGGCCTGCGTGAGCCTCCACGGGGCGAACCGCCTGGGGACCAACTCCCTGGGCGACCTGGTGGTCTTCGGCCGCCGGGCGGGGATCCACGCGGCCCGCTTCGCCAAGGACGCCGACTACCACGAGCTCACCGAGGAGCACCTGGGCCCAAGCCGGGAGCGCATTGAGCGCATCAAGAACTCCACCGGCAAGGAGAGGGTGGCGGTGCTGAGGGCCGAGCTCCAGCAGTCCATGATGGACCACGCCTCCGTCTTCCGCACCGGGGAGCTTCTCCAAAAACAGGTGGAGATCCTGAAGGAGCTCATGGACCGCTACCAGCGGATCTCCATAGAGGACAAGGGCGAGGCCTACAACACCGAGCTCGTGGAGGCCCTGGAGCTGGGGTACCTCCTCGAGGTCTCCGAGGCCCTGGTGCACTCCGCCCTGAACCGCACGGAGTCCCGGGGGGCCCACGCCCGGGAGGACTACCCCGAGCGGGACGATGCGAACTGGCTTAAGCACACCCTGGCCTACAAGGTGGAGGACGGCAAGGTGGCCTTCCGCTACAAGCCCGTGGTCCTGGGCCGGTTTGAGCCCAAGGCCCGCACCTACTAG
- a CDS encoding succinate dehydrogenase iron-sulfur subunit, which translates to MQVTLKVLRFDPAKDQKPRWETYQVEAEPWDRVLDLLHKVKADQDGTLSFRRSCGHGICGSDAMLINGKNRLACKTLVKDLGHTITVEPIRGLPVEKDLIVDMEPFFAAYRAVKPYLINDEPPPQRERLQSPEERERFDHGTKCILCASCTTSCPVFWVNGAYLGPAAIVQAHRFIFDSRDRGKRERFKALGSGSGVWRCRTAYNCTEACPREIPVTQLIEEVKRAILFDRF; encoded by the coding sequence ATGCAGGTCACGCTCAAGGTGCTCCGGTTTGACCCCGCCAAGGACCAAAAGCCCCGCTGGGAGACCTACCAGGTGGAGGCCGAGCCCTGGGATCGGGTCCTGGACCTCCTGCACAAGGTCAAGGCCGACCAAGACGGAACCCTTTCCTTTAGGAGAAGCTGCGGCCACGGCATCTGCGGCTCCGACGCCATGCTCATCAACGGTAAGAACCGCCTGGCCTGCAAGACCCTGGTCAAGGACCTGGGGCACACCATCACCGTGGAGCCCATCCGGGGCCTGCCGGTGGAGAAGGACCTCATCGTGGACATGGAGCCCTTCTTCGCCGCCTACCGGGCGGTGAAGCCCTACCTCATCAACGACGAGCCTCCGCCCCAGCGGGAAAGGCTCCAGTCCCCGGAGGAACGGGAGCGGTTTGACCACGGGACCAAGTGCATCCTCTGCGCCAGCTGCACCACCAGCTGCCCCGTCTTCTGGGTGAACGGGGCCTACCTGGGCCCCGCGGCCATCGTCCAGGCTCACCGCTTCATCTTCGACTCCCGGGACCGGGGGAAGAGGGAGCGCTTCAAGGCCTTGGGCTCGGGAAGCGGGGTGTGGCGGTGCCGCACCGCCTACAACTGCACCGAGGCCTGCCCCCGGGAGATCCCCGTGACCCAGCTCATTGAGGAGGTCAAGCGGGCCATCCTCTTTGACCGGTTCTAG